A genomic stretch from Rhodomicrobium vannielii ATCC 17100 includes:
- a CDS encoding outer membrane protein, with product MFLAAQVAYAADPYYGGGYGGYGGYKDPYPPQPVAPIPLWQGFYIGGNIGGAWSTIETASNVVFVNGATTVLSDRSVEGSGFLGGLQLGYNIPIGNFLWGIEGDLGGLGNDASKSFAVGGVLPSVLTVSSDGGWYGDVTVRGGFLYGNALIYLKGGFGFYTGETNVTLVTDNISALRQSSGTFTGWTLGGGLEYQVSPRWSIKAEYLYFDFGDSTLNFDDRQFNNDMSVNTFKIGFNVFLNGVGPLY from the coding sequence ATGTTCCTCGCGGCCCAGGTGGCGTATGCAGCCGATCCATATTATGGCGGAGGCTATGGTGGATACGGCGGATACAAAGACCCCTATCCCCCTCAGCCCGTCGCGCCCATCCCCCTCTGGCAGGGCTTCTATATCGGCGGAAATATCGGGGGTGCCTGGTCGACGATCGAGACGGCCAGTAACGTGGTCTTCGTGAACGGCGCAACAACGGTCTTGTCCGACCGAAGCGTTGAGGGGTCCGGTTTTCTCGGCGGTCTCCAACTCGGCTACAACATTCCCATCGGCAATTTCCTCTGGGGCATCGAGGGCGATCTCGGCGGCCTCGGCAACGACGCGAGCAAGAGTTTCGCCGTTGGTGGCGTTCTGCCGAGCGTTCTGACGGTGTCCTCGGACGGCGGCTGGTACGGCGACGTGACGGTCAGGGGCGGCTTCCTCTATGGCAACGCGCTGATCTACCTGAAGGGCGGCTTCGGCTTCTATACCGGCGAGACCAATGTCACGCTCGTCACCGACAACATCAGCGCCCTCCGCCAGTCGAGCGGCACGTTCACAGGATGGACGCTCGGCGGCGGCCTCGAATATCAGGTCAGCCCGCGCTGGTCCATCAAGGCGGAATATCTTTATTTCGACTTCGGAGACAGCACGCTCAACTTCGACGACAGGCAGTTCAACAATGACATGTCGGTCAACACGTTCAAGATCGGCTTCAACGTTTTCCTGAACGGCGTCGGGCCGCTTTACTAG
- a CDS encoding helix-turn-helix domain-containing protein — translation MLTGAQLRAARSLIGIDQKTLADQAGVSLPTVQRMEASPGIVRGVVDSLTKIVEALDRAGVELIGEGAVSGGGGRGVRLKKPLERAEE, via the coding sequence GTGCTCACCGGAGCCCAGTTGCGCGCCGCGCGCTCGCTTATTGGCATCGACCAGAAGACATTGGCCGATCAGGCTGGCGTGTCCCTGCCAACGGTTCAACGCATGGAAGCGAGTCCCGGAATCGTTCGCGGCGTGGTGGACAGCCTCACGAAGATTGTCGAGGCGCTGGATCGCGCGGGCGTCGAACTCATCGGAGAGGGAGCCGTTTCAGGCGGTGGCGGGCGCGGCGTGCGCCTGAAGAAGCCGCTGGAAAGGGCCGAGGAATGA
- a CDS encoding respiratory chain complex I subunit 1 family protein: MPATLQSFVAQGAQMFFVLAIAPAVTGITRKVKARLMRRRGPSLFQPYRDLLKLVRKESVLAPNATWFFRSAPYMIFAFTWVAAALVPTLASGLMFNWAADVVALVALIGAARALLALAAMDAGTAFGGIGSSREMMIASLAEPASLLVALTIAFAAGTTRLPEVAQFLITQPLEIRVSFALAFVALVIVAMAENARIPVDNPATHLELTMVHEAMVLEYSGRHLAMIEAAGHLKLTLYISLIICLFLPFGMAPFDGSAGAWAIGIGSYLAKLMLAAVALGVWEVSIAKMRVFRVSEFLGGAFTFAFLAILLEFLSREVQR; encoded by the coding sequence ATGCCCGCAACCCTTCAATCCTTCGTCGCTCAGGGCGCGCAAATGTTCTTCGTGCTCGCCATCGCGCCCGCGGTGACGGGCATCACGCGGAAGGTGAAGGCGCGCCTTATGCGGCGGCGCGGGCCTTCCCTCTTCCAGCCCTACCGTGACCTGTTGAAGCTCGTGCGCAAGGAGTCGGTGCTCGCGCCGAACGCCACCTGGTTCTTCCGTTCCGCGCCCTACATGATTTTCGCATTTACCTGGGTCGCGGCGGCGCTGGTGCCCACGCTTGCCTCGGGGCTGATGTTCAACTGGGCCGCCGACGTGGTCGCCCTCGTCGCGCTGATCGGCGCAGCCCGCGCACTGCTTGCGCTCGCCGCGATGGACGCCGGCACCGCCTTCGGCGGCATCGGCTCGTCGCGCGAAATGATGATCGCCTCGCTTGCCGAGCCAGCCTCGCTCCTCGTTGCACTCACCATCGCATTCGCCGCAGGCACGACGCGGCTGCCCGAAGTGGCGCAGTTTCTCATCACGCAGCCGCTCGAAATCCGCGTCTCCTTCGCGCTGGCCTTCGTGGCCCTCGTCATCGTGGCGATGGCAGAGAACGCCCGCATTCCGGTCGACAACCCCGCCACGCATCTCGAACTCACCATGGTGCACGAGGCGATGGTGCTCGAATATTCCGGCCGTCACCTCGCCATGATAGAGGCGGCGGGGCACCTGAAGCTCACGCTCTACATTTCGCTCATCATCTGCCTGTTCTTGCCCTTCGGCATGGCGCCCTTTGACGGAAGCGCCGGGGCGTGGGCCATCGGCATCGGCAGCTATCTCGCGAAGCTCATGCTCGCGGCGGTGGCACTCGGCGTGTGGGAGGTCAGCATCGCCAAGATGCGCGTCTTCCGCGTTAGCGAGTTCCTCGGCGGCGCGTTCACCTTCGCCTTCCTCGCGATCCTGCTCGAATTCCTGTCCCGGGAGGTGCAGCGGTGA
- a CDS encoding MFS transporter, with protein MPVLSAGSSRLGVILALGTTQTLAWASSYYLLAILAGPIAASTGMSANGVFAAFSFSLLISALVGPRVGRTIDRFGGRTVLMLSNAFFAAGLFVMAGASDWVWVWLAWAFMGAGMGFGLYDAAFATLARIYGATARPAITGVTLMGGLASTVGWPLTAWGLAAVGWRETCVIWAFAHLFIGVPLNAMLPRVRGDLPSPANPAPRIEIDRTMILLGFAFAAGWTISTGMAAHLPHLLQDLGATGTQAIAAGMLIGPAQVAARIAEATLFKRAHPLTSARLSAGLHPLGAALLFFGMPGIAIFALLHGAGNGILTIARGTVPLAIYGPENYGYRLGILGVPSRMAQAASPLLFGLLIEALGAGTFVVSAVIMLAALAAFCLVQTEPVKGHGDERG; from the coding sequence GTGCCCGTATTGAGCGCCGGGTCTTCCCGACTCGGCGTGATCCTCGCGCTCGGCACGACGCAGACGCTGGCTTGGGCTTCGAGCTATTATTTGCTGGCGATCCTTGCCGGACCCATCGCCGCGAGCACGGGCATGTCGGCAAATGGCGTATTCGCCGCCTTTTCGTTCTCGCTCCTCATTTCCGCGCTGGTCGGGCCGCGGGTTGGACGCACCATCGACCGGTTCGGCGGCCGCACCGTGCTCATGCTGTCGAACGCGTTCTTTGCCGCAGGGCTGTTCGTCATGGCAGGCGCGTCGGACTGGGTTTGGGTCTGGCTCGCCTGGGCGTTCATGGGTGCGGGCATGGGCTTCGGCCTCTACGATGCTGCTTTCGCGACACTTGCGCGCATCTATGGAGCCACCGCCCGACCAGCGATCACCGGCGTCACGCTTATGGGGGGTCTCGCAAGCACGGTCGGATGGCCGCTGACCGCATGGGGCCTCGCCGCAGTCGGCTGGCGCGAGACCTGCGTCATATGGGCGTTCGCGCATCTGTTCATCGGCGTACCGCTCAACGCGATGCTTCCGCGCGTCAGGGGCGACCTGCCCTCCCCGGCCAACCCCGCGCCAAGGATCGAAATCGACCGGACGATGATCCTGCTCGGCTTTGCCTTCGCGGCGGGCTGGACCATCTCCACGGGGATGGCCGCGCACCTTCCGCACCTCTTGCAAGATCTCGGCGCAACCGGGACGCAGGCGATCGCCGCCGGCATGCTGATCGGGCCGGCGCAGGTTGCCGCGCGCATCGCCGAGGCGACCTTGTTCAAGCGCGCTCATCCGCTGACCTCGGCAAGGCTATCAGCGGGGCTGCACCCGCTAGGCGCAGCGCTTCTGTTTTTCGGGATGCCTGGCATCGCAATCTTCGCCCTCCTCCACGGTGCCGGAAACGGCATTCTCACGATTGCGAGAGGGACTGTGCCTCTCGCAATCTACGGGCCGGAAAATTACGGCTACCGGCTCGGCATCCTCGGCGTGCCGTCGAGAATGGCGCAGGCCGCTTCGCCTCTGCTTTTCGGCCTGCTCATCGAAGCGCTCGGCGCCGGAACCTTCGTAGTGTCCGCCGTGATCATGCTTGCGGCGCTGGCCGCGTTCTGCCTCGTGCAAACCGAACCCGTCAAAGGCCATGGCGACGAGCGGGGCTAA
- the yacG gene encoding DNA gyrase inhibitor YacG: MTEDRDEKAEGAPPCVICGMRPQVPEYRPFCSRRCADVDLHRWLGGVYAIPVKPEEEEDEGDATG, encoded by the coding sequence ATGACGGAAGATCGCGACGAAAAGGCAGAGGGCGCTCCCCCATGCGTCATTTGCGGAATGCGTCCGCAGGTGCCGGAATACAGACCGTTCTGTTCGCGGCGCTGTGCGGATGTCGACCTTCACCGCTGGCTTGGGGGCGTCTATGCGATCCCGGTTAAGCCCGAGGAAGAGGAAGACGAGGGCGACGCAACCGGCTGA
- a CDS encoding D-alanyl-D-alanine carboxypeptidase family protein, with amino-acid sequence MYASLSKKTQLILCGMAAFLFGAQGAVAGPALLTEPATGLVLYAEDADLPWRPASLTKLMTAYLTFEAIRDGRLSPEDMLTSTALSRSQPPSKFGLPLGAQIKVDLAIKALIVKSANDVAIMLAEKIGGSSEAFVDQMNRTAKRLGMTNTKFVNPNGLPQFNPDGTETPEQAVTTARDMALLSNMILKEFPQYTPIFSMTEVRVGNRLLTSHNGILKSYDGADGMKTGFVCAAGYNVVASATRNGRQLVAVVLGERSSGARTIRAAALFEHGFEIYPWKAVLAPTLATWPVETPEGAQPADMRGIVCSGRKPAVSAKQKSKRPASQPGHGASTAKPKAAHAPGDKKKPAPKAAHPAAASPAAARTNG; translated from the coding sequence ATGTACGCATCATTGTCGAAGAAGACGCAGCTTATCCTTTGCGGAATGGCGGCGTTTCTGTTCGGTGCGCAAGGCGCCGTAGCCGGCCCCGCGCTCCTCACCGAACCCGCGACAGGGCTAGTGCTCTACGCCGAAGACGCGGATCTCCCGTGGCGGCCCGCCTCGCTCACAAAGCTGATGACCGCCTATCTCACCTTCGAGGCGATCCGCGACGGTCGGCTATCCCCCGAAGACATGTTGACGTCCACGGCACTCTCGCGCAGCCAGCCTCCCAGCAAATTCGGCCTTCCGCTCGGCGCGCAGATCAAGGTCGATCTCGCCATCAAAGCGCTGATCGTCAAATCGGCGAACGACGTCGCCATCATGCTCGCGGAGAAAATCGGCGGTTCGAGCGAAGCGTTCGTCGATCAGATGAACCGCACGGCGAAGCGGCTCGGCATGACGAACACGAAATTCGTCAATCCGAACGGCCTGCCGCAATTCAACCCGGACGGCACCGAGACGCCCGAGCAGGCTGTCACGACGGCGCGCGACATGGCGCTTCTTTCGAACATGATCCTCAAGGAATTTCCGCAATACACGCCCATCTTCTCGATGACCGAAGTGCGCGTCGGCAACCGGCTTCTTACCTCGCATAACGGCATTCTCAAGAGTTACGACGGGGCGGACGGCATGAAGACGGGCTTCGTCTGCGCGGCTGGATATAATGTCGTCGCAAGCGCGACGCGGAACGGCCGCCAGCTTGTCGCGGTGGTGCTCGGCGAGCGCTCGTCTGGGGCGAGAACCATTCGCGCCGCAGCGCTTTTCGAGCACGGCTTCGAAATTTATCCGTGGAAGGCGGTGCTTGCGCCGACGCTTGCCACTTGGCCCGTGGAGACACCTGAAGGCGCGCAACCCGCCGACATGCGCGGTATCGTGTGCAGCGGTCGCAAACCCGCCGTCAGCGCGAAGCAGAAGTCGAAGCGGCCCGCATCGCAGCCCGGTCATGGCGCATCGACCGCGAAGCCGAAAGCGGCACACGCCCCAGGCGATAAGAAGAAGCCCGCGCCGAAGGCTGCGCATCCGGCTGCGGCCAGCCCCGCCGCCGCTCGCACGAACGGGTAA
- a CDS encoding Maf-like protein — MILPRDASLIASNRGSILSSKQQPEERGHPAAVQSAARKLLVLASASPRRLALLEQVGIEPDALRPASIDETPKRGEAPRSYAQRLARQKALTARERLEREPNLGGAFVLAADTVVAVNRKIIGKPEYLNEAAAALQTLSGRSHRVFTSVCLITDTGSVKMRTVETRVRFKRLSAEELDSYLACGEWRGKAGGYAIQGIAGAFVQKIVGSYTNVVGLPLIEVVQLLTGEGFPVYFNWLNRAEVDSL, encoded by the coding sequence ATGATCTTACCAAGGGACGCATCACTTATCGCTTCAAATAGGGGATCGATCCTGTCCTCGAAGCAACAGCCTGAAGAACGTGGCCATCCCGCCGCCGTACAATCGGCTGCGCGCAAGCTTCTCGTTCTGGCCAGCGCATCGCCTCGCCGCCTTGCTCTTCTGGAGCAGGTTGGCATTGAACCGGATGCGCTCCGTCCCGCATCTATCGACGAGACACCAAAAAGAGGTGAAGCCCCCCGCTCCTATGCGCAGCGGCTTGCGCGGCAAAAGGCCCTGACCGCCAGGGAGAGGCTGGAGCGAGAGCCGAACCTGGGCGGAGCGTTCGTGCTTGCCGCCGACACCGTTGTCGCCGTCAATCGCAAGATTATTGGCAAGCCGGAGTATCTCAACGAGGCCGCCGCCGCCCTGCAAACGCTCTCTGGCCGCTCGCATCGCGTCTTCACCTCGGTCTGTCTCATCACCGATACGGGCTCGGTGAAAATGCGCACCGTCGAAACGCGCGTTCGCTTCAAGCGCCTGTCGGCAGAGGAACTCGACAGCTACCTCGCCTGCGGCGAATGGCGCGGCAAAGCGGGCGGCTATGCGATCCAGGGGATTGCGGGTGCGTTTGTGCAGAAGATTGTCGGCTCGTACACGAACGTCGTGGGGCTTCCGCTGATCGAGGTGGTGCAACTTCTGACCGGGGAGGGGTTTCCCGTTTATTTCAACTGGCTCAATCGCGCGGAAGTCGATTCGCTTTGA
- a CDS encoding ABCB family ABC transporter ATP-binding protein/permease, producing MHHHASRSVPPEKHGKTDHKAIFRYLLPFAWPKGRADLKARLVLAAVVLVAAKVVTVFMPVTYKYAVDALTAMPKTDGAQAAWTLAAVPLFMTLAYAGARIAMTGFQQLRDVLFAPIEQNATRMLTTSAFRHVHDLSLRFHLDRKTGGLTRVFDRGKIAVDLIIRMGVLNLVPTILEVLFVCLLFGFYFGWTFVAIVLGMIVIYTWYSIAVSEKRIAIRREYIEADTDATTKAVDSLLNYETVKYFGNERWEADRFDRSMRRYERASIKTATSLAALNFGQTVIFTLGMVTAMALSAHGVATGAMTVGDFVLINAVFIQLYQPLNLMGVIYREIKQAFVDIEALFELIGQKPEVKDKPGAKPLIVGAGAIRFDNVTFSYDGVRPILRGVDFEVPPGHMVALVGPSGAGKSTISRLLYRFYDVKTGRITIDGQDVRDVTQESLRAAIGIVPQDTVLFNDTIEYNIRYGRVDATDTEIREAARMAQIDGFIKQLPLGYKSMVGERGLKLSGGEKQRVAIARTILKGPPILILDEATSALDSFTEKEIQSALDSVAKGRTTLVIAHRLSTVIGADTILVLDKGRIVERGTHASLLEARGLYAALWTRQQEAEEARRKLAEMVEEGALPTVEPNASGAAVPAHMREVQSRRSCDLEETADDKVVVSRT from the coding sequence TTGCATCACCACGCATCGCGATCCGTCCCGCCCGAAAAGCACGGCAAGACAGACCATAAAGCCATTTTCCGGTATCTTTTGCCGTTCGCCTGGCCGAAGGGCCGTGCCGACCTCAAAGCCAGGCTTGTGCTGGCGGCGGTGGTGCTCGTGGCGGCCAAGGTCGTGACCGTCTTCATGCCCGTCACCTACAAATATGCGGTCGACGCGCTGACGGCCATGCCGAAGACGGACGGGGCGCAAGCGGCGTGGACACTGGCTGCGGTGCCGTTGTTCATGACGCTCGCTTATGCCGGCGCTCGGATCGCGATGACCGGCTTTCAGCAGCTTCGCGACGTGCTGTTTGCGCCTATCGAGCAGAACGCGACGCGGATGCTGACGACGAGCGCCTTCCGCCATGTGCACGATCTGTCGCTTCGCTTTCACCTCGACCGGAAAACGGGCGGCCTCACGCGCGTCTTCGACCGGGGCAAGATCGCGGTCGACCTCATCATCCGCATGGGCGTGTTGAACCTCGTGCCCACGATCCTCGAAGTGCTGTTCGTGTGCCTGCTCTTCGGCTTTTACTTCGGCTGGACCTTCGTGGCCATCGTGCTGGGGATGATCGTAATCTACACGTGGTACAGCATCGCGGTCAGCGAGAAGCGCATCGCGATCCGCCGCGAATATATCGAGGCCGACACCGACGCGACGACCAAGGCCGTCGACAGCCTTCTCAACTACGAGACGGTGAAATATTTCGGCAACGAGCGCTGGGAGGCGGACCGTTTCGACCGCTCGATGCGCCGCTACGAACGTGCAAGCATCAAGACCGCGACTTCGCTCGCCGCGCTCAACTTCGGCCAGACCGTCATCTTTACGTTGGGCATGGTAACCGCAATGGCGCTATCGGCGCACGGCGTGGCGACGGGCGCGATGACGGTCGGCGATTTCGTGCTCATCAACGCGGTCTTCATCCAGCTCTATCAGCCGCTCAACCTGATGGGCGTCATCTATCGCGAGATCAAGCAGGCGTTCGTCGATATCGAGGCGCTGTTCGAACTCATCGGCCAGAAGCCGGAGGTGAAGGACAAGCCGGGCGCGAAGCCGCTCATCGTGGGTGCCGGCGCGATCCGCTTCGACAACGTCACGTTCAGCTATGACGGCGTGCGTCCGATCCTGCGAGGCGTCGATTTCGAAGTGCCGCCCGGACATATGGTGGCGCTCGTCGGGCCGTCCGGCGCGGGCAAGTCAACGATTTCGCGGCTGCTTTACCGCTTCTACGACGTGAAGACGGGGCGCATCACCATCGACGGGCAGGATGTGCGCGATGTCACGCAGGAGTCCTTGCGCGCCGCCATCGGCATCGTTCCGCAAGATACGGTGCTGTTCAACGATACCATCGAATACAACATCCGCTATGGTCGCGTCGACGCGACGGACACCGAAATACGCGAGGCCGCGCGCATGGCGCAGATCGACGGCTTCATCAAGCAACTGCCGCTGGGCTACAAGTCGATGGTCGGCGAGCGCGGGCTGAAGCTGTCCGGCGGCGAGAAGCAGCGCGTCGCCATCGCGCGCACGATCCTCAAGGGGCCGCCGATCCTCATCCTCGACGAGGCGACGTCGGCGCTCGACAGCTTTACGGAAAAGGAAATCCAGTCGGCGCTCGACAGCGTCGCAAAGGGCCGCACGACGCTCGTCATCGCGCACCGGCTTTCGACGGTCATCGGCGCGGATACGATCCTCGTGCTCGACAAGGGCCGCATCGTCGAGCGCGGCACGCATGCTTCGCTGCTCGAAGCGCGGGGGCTTTACGCGGCGCTCTGGACGCGTCAGCAGGAGGCCGAGGAGGCGCGGCGGAAGCTCGCCGAGATGGTCGAGGAAGGCGCGCTGCCGACCGTGGAGCCGAATGCGAGCGGCGCCGCTGTTCCGGCGCACATGCGGGAAGTGCAATCCCGGCGGAGTTGTGACCTTGAAGAAACAGCGGACGACAAGGTCGTTGTATCAAGGACTTAG
- the infA gene encoding translation initiation factor IF-1: MSKEELLEFPGIISELLPNATFRVKLDNGHEIIAHTAGRMRKNRIRVLAGDKVLVEMTPYDLTKGRITYRFK; the protein is encoded by the coding sequence ATGTCGAAAGAAGAACTACTGGAATTTCCTGGTATCATAAGCGAACTTCTCCCCAATGCGACGTTCCGGGTGAAGCTCGACAACGGCCACGAAATCATAGCGCACACCGCCGGGCGCATGCGGAAGAACCGTATCCGCGTGCTCGCTGGAGACAAGGTTTTGGTCGAGATGACGCCTTATGATCTTACCAAGGGACGCATCACTTATCGCTTCAAATAG
- the hyfB gene encoding hydrogenase 4 subunit B, with translation MTGAGWQLQALFVALAIYAGAALAAVFLPRRRLGFVYAASAAAASLAIAADVSAFFNEVLLKEHLPIGLPGVGLHIRLDGLSAFFGFIVNVGVLMASIYGAGIKRDDLSRRIEPLYPAFCAAMNAVLLADDAFGFLFFWELMSLSSWALVVSRHDDPDNRKAGYVYLLMAAGGTMALLFAFGGLAGASGGYAFDTMRASHLTPLVSALVLGAALFGAGSKAGIMPLHAWLPLAHPAAPSHVSALMSGVMTKVAIYALIRVVFDLLGDPQWWWSLPFILLGAASAVGALLYAVQDQDLKRLLAYSTIENVGIIFAGIGLAIAFKSSHIPPAAGIALAAALIHALNHSWFKSLLFLGAGAVLHSTGTKQLDRLGGLIHRMPKTSAFWLIGALAISALPPLNGFVSEWLLFQAVLTGPVFPEPILRFLSPVLGAMLALAAGLAAACFVRAYGTVFLGRPRSPEAANAHEAPFAQTLAIGLLAVLCILGGLFGGLTAFALNPLLVEYAGAAAAINTQTGPTPFSLIAFDQGRAIYDAPTIAFFVAVSAFATMAAIHLFASKKTRRSPAWDCGFPDPSPATQYTASSYSQPLRRVYGGVVYSSTETVDMPPPGSLREGHFNIRFTDYIWRFLYVMPANALWSLSERFDLIHYLTIRRYLVLMFSTLIVLLVITATFM, from the coding sequence ATGACCGGCGCGGGCTGGCAACTTCAGGCGCTTTTCGTGGCGCTCGCGATCTACGCGGGAGCGGCGCTTGCTGCTGTTTTCCTACCCCGGCGCCGGCTCGGCTTCGTCTACGCCGCCTCCGCGGCTGCGGCTTCGCTCGCGATCGCCGCCGACGTTTCCGCGTTTTTCAATGAAGTCCTGCTGAAGGAGCACCTGCCGATCGGTCTTCCCGGCGTCGGCCTTCATATTCGCCTCGACGGGCTTTCCGCCTTCTTCGGCTTCATCGTGAATGTCGGCGTGCTCATGGCCAGCATCTACGGCGCGGGCATCAAGCGCGACGACCTTTCAAGGCGCATCGAGCCGCTCTACCCCGCATTCTGCGCCGCGATGAACGCCGTTCTCCTCGCCGACGACGCGTTCGGCTTCCTCTTTTTCTGGGAATTGATGTCGCTATCGTCGTGGGCGCTCGTCGTGTCGCGGCATGACGATCCGGACAATCGCAAGGCAGGCTACGTCTATCTTCTTATGGCGGCCGGCGGCACGATGGCGCTGCTGTTCGCCTTCGGCGGCCTCGCAGGCGCGTCCGGCGGCTATGCCTTCGACACGATGCGCGCGAGCCATCTTACGCCGCTCGTCTCGGCGCTCGTACTCGGCGCGGCTCTGTTCGGCGCGGGGTCGAAGGCGGGTATCATGCCGCTGCACGCCTGGCTGCCGCTCGCGCATCCCGCCGCCCCGAGCCATGTTTCCGCGCTCATGAGCGGCGTCATGACGAAGGTGGCGATCTATGCGCTCATCCGCGTGGTGTTCGACCTGCTGGGCGATCCGCAGTGGTGGTGGTCGCTGCCGTTCATCCTGCTCGGCGCGGCGTCTGCGGTCGGCGCGTTGCTCTACGCGGTGCAGGATCAGGATCTGAAGCGGCTGCTCGCCTATTCCACGATCGAGAACGTCGGCATCATCTTCGCCGGAATCGGTCTCGCCATCGCGTTCAAGTCGTCGCATATCCCGCCAGCGGCGGGCATCGCGCTCGCCGCCGCGCTGATCCACGCGTTGAACCACTCCTGGTTCAAGTCGCTCCTGTTCCTCGGCGCGGGCGCGGTGCTGCACTCGACCGGCACGAAACAGCTCGACAGGCTCGGCGGCCTCATCCATCGCATGCCGAAGACGTCGGCCTTCTGGCTCATCGGTGCGCTGGCGATCTCCGCGCTGCCTCCGCTCAACGGATTCGTCTCCGAATGGCTGCTTTTCCAGGCGGTGCTGACCGGCCCGGTATTCCCTGAGCCGATTCTGCGTTTCCTCTCGCCCGTGCTCGGCGCAATGCTGGCGCTCGCGGCCGGACTTGCCGCCGCCTGCTTCGTGCGCGCCTACGGGACAGTGTTCCTCGGTCGCCCGCGCAGCCCCGAGGCCGCCAATGCGCACGAGGCGCCGTTCGCGCAGACGCTCGCAATTGGCCTTCTCGCCGTTCTCTGCATTCTCGGCGGCCTTTTCGGCGGGCTGACGGCCTTTGCGCTGAACCCGCTGCTCGTCGAATATGCCGGAGCCGCCGCCGCGATCAACACGCAGACCGGCCCCACGCCGTTCTCGCTCATCGCCTTCGATCAGGGCCGCGCGATCTACGACGCACCGACGATTGCGTTCTTCGTCGCGGTGTCGGCGTTCGCCACCATGGCGGCGATCCACCTGTTCGCGTCCAAAAAGACACGCCGCTCGCCCGCCTGGGACTGTGGCTTTCCCGATCCTTCGCCCGCCACGCAATACACCGCGTCGAGCTACAGCCAACCGCTGCGCCGGGTCTATGGCGGCGTCGTCTATAGCTCAACCGAGACCGTTGACATGCCACCGCCGGGGAGCTTGCGCGAAGGGCATTTCAACATTCGCTTCACCGACTACATCTGGCGCTTCCTCTATGTCATGCCCGCTAACGCGCTCTGGTCGCTTTCGGAGCGTTTCGACCTCATCCATTACCTGACGATCCGCCGCTATCTCGTGCTGATGTTCTCCACGCTGATCGTGCTGCTCGTCATAACCGCGACGTTCATGTGA
- a CDS encoding TIGR00730 family Rossman fold protein, whose amino-acid sequence MKRLCVYCGSGSGIDPRFLDAARTLGRTMAEAQIGLVYGGGGNGMMGTVAQTVIDHGGHVTGIIPASLLEIENALETISERYVTSGFHERKMLMFNLSDGFVALPGGVGTLEELVEQLTWTQLGHHDKPVFIVNTAGYWDLLLAMFDRMREQLFIRPGLDTRYIVVEKAEDVVPFFLKHRPSKKAPPPTLIRA is encoded by the coding sequence ATGAAGCGTTTGTGTGTTTATTGCGGCTCTGGTTCCGGGATCGATCCGCGCTTTCTCGATGCGGCGAGAACGCTCGGCCGCACGATGGCCGAGGCGCAGATCGGCCTTGTCTACGGTGGCGGCGGCAATGGCATGATGGGCACGGTTGCGCAGACCGTCATCGATCATGGCGGCCACGTAACCGGCATCATACCGGCCTCTCTCCTTGAAATCGAGAACGCGCTCGAAACCATCAGCGAGCGCTACGTCACGAGCGGCTTCCACGAGCGCAAGATGCTCATGTTCAACCTGTCCGACGGGTTTGTGGCCCTGCCGGGCGGCGTTGGCACGCTGGAAGAGCTTGTCGAGCAACTCACCTGGACGCAGCTCGGCCACCACGACAAGCCTGTGTTCATCGTCAACACGGCGGGCTACTGGGATCTGCTGCTGGCGATGTTCGACCGCATGCGCGAGCAGCTTTTCATCCGACCCGGCCTCGATACGCGCTATATCGTGGTTGAAAAGGCCGAGGATGTGGTGCCGTTTTTCCTGAAGCATCGCCCTTCGAAAAAGGCGCCGCCGCCGACGCTCATCCGCGCCTGA